Proteins encoded in a region of the Prunus persica cultivar Lovell chromosome G4, Prunus_persica_NCBIv2, whole genome shotgun sequence genome:
- the LOC18781165 gene encoding regulatory protein NPR3 has translation MANYSAEPSSSLTFTSSSHIPNASKTHNNPSSSSGCEPVPSLEVISLTKLSSNLEQLLLVDSSSDYSDAVIIVEGKSVGVYRCILASRSSFFGELFKRANGSSEKEGKPTYCMSDLLPYGNVLYEAFLVFLSYVYTGKLKPFPMEVSTCVHSVCAHDACGPAINFAVELMYASSVFQMPDLVSILQRRLINFVGKALADDVIPILLVGFHCKLSQLIDQCIERVARSDLDSISLEKELPDEIVEKIKIIRHNSQQDCDPNIAAVDPLREKRIRRIHKALDSDDVELVKLLLSESDITLDEANALHYAAAYCDPKVVTEVIGLGLVDVNLRNSRGYTVLHIAVMRKEPSIIVLLLTKGARVSELTLDGESAVSICRRLTRAKDYHSKTERGEEANKDRICIDVLEREMQRNPMAADASISSQIMPDDLHMQLLNLENRVAFARLLFPTEAKVAMAIAHAETTSQFSGLSSFKGSTGNLMDVDLNETPTVQNKRLRSRLEALMKTVSTGRSYFPHCSEVLDKFIKDDLPDLFFLETGTPDEQKIKRTRFMELKEEVQKAFSKDKAAKNLFRLSSSSSSSSLKNVGENLKVGKL, from the exons ATGGCTAATTATTCAGCTGAACCTTCATCCTCTTTGACCTTCACCTCATCTTCCCATATACCAAACGCTTCAAAAACCCACAACAACCCATCTTCCTCCTCTGGTTGCGAACCTGTGCCTAGCCTTGAAGTCATCAGTTTGACCAAGCTCAGTTCCAATTTGGAGCAGCTGCTCTTGGTTGACTCTAGCTCTGATTACAGTGATGCCGTTATCATCGTTGAGGGAAAATCTGTGGGCGTTTACAGATGCATATTGGCTTCCAGAAGTAGCTTTTTCGGCGAGCTATTCAAGCGAGCAAATGGGTCTTCCGAGAAAGAAGGTAAACCAACGTATTGTATGAGTGATTTGCTGCCTTATGGAAATGTTTTGTATGAAGCTTTCTTGGTTTTCCTAAGCTATGTGTATACTGGAAAGCTGAAGCCTTTTCCCATGGAGGTTTCAACTTGCGTTCACAGTGTATGTGCCCATGACGCATGCGGGCctgcaattaattttgctGTGGAATTGATGTATGCATCTTCCGTTTTCCAAATGCCGGATTTGGTTTCAATTCTCCAG CGACGgcttattaattttgttgggaAAGCCCTGGCAGATGATGTCATCCCAATCCTCCTGGTTGGTTTCCATTGTAAGTTGAGTCAGCTCATTGATCAGTGCATAGAGAGAGTGGCACGATCAGATCTTGATAGCATCTCTCTTGAGAAGGAACTTCCTGATGAGATTGtggagaaaattaaaattattcgCCACAATTCTCAGCAAGACTGTGACCCCAACATTGCAGCAGTGGACCCCTTGCGTGAAAAGAGAATCAGGAGAATACATAAGGCGTTGGACTCAGATGATGTTGAACTTGTGAAACTTCTTTTAAGTGAGTCTGATATAACCTTAGATGAAGCCAATGCTCTCCATTATGCTGCAGCTTACTGCGATCCTAAGGTTGTGACTGAAGTGATTGGTCTGGGTCTGGTTGATGTTAACCTCCGGAATTCTCGGGGTTATACAGTACTTCACATTGCTGTGATGCGCAAAGAGCCATCAATTATAGTATTGCTTCTGACTAAAGGAGCTCGTGTGTCAGAGCTGACATTAGATGGTGAGAGTGCTGTTAGCATTTGCCGGAGGTTGACGAGGGCAAAGGATTATCATTCGAAAACAGAGAGGGGAGAAGAAGCAAACAAAGACCGGATATGCATTGATGTTCTAGAAAGAGAAATGCAGAGGAATCCGATGGCTGCGGATGCGTCTATATCTTCCCAAATAATGCCTGATGACCTGCACATGCAATTGCTGAACCTGGAGAACAGAG TGGCATTTGCCCGATTGTTATTCCCTACTGAAGCCAAGGTAGCCATGGCCATTGCTCATGCCGAAACAACATCTCAATTTTCTGGGCTCTCTTCATTCAAAGGCTCAACTGGGAATTTGATGGATGTTGATTTAAATGAGACTCCTACCGTGCAGAACAAAAGACTCCGTTCTAGGTTAGAAGCTCTCATGAAAACAG TCAGTACGGGTAGATCCTATTTTCCTCATTGCTCGGAAGTCCTGGATAAGTTCATTAAGGACGACCTTCCtgatttgtttttccttgAGACGGGCACCCCTGATGAGCAGAAAATAAAGAGGACGCGTTTCATGGAGCTTAAGGAGGAAGTACAAAAGGCATTTAGCAAGGACAAGGCTGCTAAGAACCTCTTTAGGTTGTCTTCATCATCCTCCTCATCATCTCTGAAAAATGTTGGTGAAAATCTGAAGGTTGGGAAATTATGA